In SAR324 cluster bacterium, the following proteins share a genomic window:
- the xseA gene encoding exodeoxyribonuclease VII large subunit, giving the protein MPLIPFEVDSISDFVAKPHSKNLAPLDQNKLQKEPDQLTLEEPNPVWTVSELTRSVRLLLEGSFRTLVVEGELSNVHQAGSGHWYFVIKDEQSQLRGILFKQAAMRLSFVPEEGMAVWARGSLQVYEQRGEYQINVTGLEPKGAGALQMAYEQLRKKLLAEGLFEANRKRKLPFLPKAIGVVTSPTGAIIQDMLKVLKRRFPDMRLILFPSIVQGPNAPSSLVKGIEWLNEQANEMCLEVLLIGRGGGSLEDLWAFNDENLARAVAKSKLPVISAVGHETDFTITDFVADVRAATPSVAMELAVPSKEDLVYTTRNLFERLCQQITHRLSQSKKDFSDKTQRLNSPERALKIQRERIEDLAFRLKRSWNLSQRQIHENLTSLTRRLLNKNPKYEVMKSQNLLTEKHHRISRAISVFQNTKQQKLHELISELDALSPLSVLNRGFSVIFDQQQKIIKSVQQVYVGQTLQLKLHDGKVLSRVDKIFTETPFNKSK; this is encoded by the coding sequence ATGCCCTTAATTCCATTTGAGGTTGATTCGATTAGTGATTTCGTTGCGAAACCACACTCGAAAAATTTAGCACCTCTAGATCAAAACAAACTACAAAAAGAACCAGATCAACTCACACTTGAGGAACCCAACCCAGTCTGGACCGTATCGGAATTAACAAGAAGTGTACGGCTGCTCCTGGAAGGAAGTTTTCGCACGTTGGTAGTAGAGGGTGAACTATCAAATGTGCATCAAGCTGGTTCAGGGCACTGGTATTTCGTCATTAAAGATGAACAATCTCAGCTACGGGGGATTTTGTTCAAACAAGCAGCAATGCGACTGAGCTTTGTCCCCGAAGAAGGAATGGCTGTTTGGGCACGAGGCTCTTTACAAGTTTATGAGCAACGTGGTGAGTACCAAATAAATGTGACTGGTTTGGAGCCAAAAGGAGCAGGTGCGCTCCAAATGGCTTATGAACAACTTCGAAAAAAACTTTTGGCTGAAGGTCTCTTTGAAGCAAATCGGAAGAGAAAATTACCCTTCTTACCCAAAGCAATTGGTGTTGTGACCTCTCCGACCGGAGCAATTATCCAAGACATGCTGAAGGTTCTCAAGAGGCGATTTCCTGACATGAGATTGATATTGTTTCCATCTATCGTACAAGGCCCCAATGCTCCATCATCGCTTGTAAAAGGGATTGAATGGCTCAATGAACAGGCTAATGAAATGTGCTTGGAAGTACTTCTTATAGGCAGGGGAGGAGGATCCTTGGAAGATCTTTGGGCTTTCAACGATGAAAATTTAGCTCGAGCCGTAGCTAAATCAAAACTTCCTGTCATCTCAGCGGTTGGGCACGAAACTGACTTTACAATCACAGACTTCGTTGCGGATGTTCGAGCTGCGACTCCTTCTGTTGCTATGGAATTAGCAGTACCCTCCAAAGAGGATCTTGTCTACACAACAAGAAATTTGTTTGAGAGGCTATGTCAACAAATAACCCATAGACTAAGTCAGTCAAAAAAAGATTTCTCGGACAAAACTCAAAGGCTCAACTCACCTGAGCGAGCGCTTAAAATCCAACGAGAAAGAATTGAAGATCTTGCGTTTCGTCTAAAGAGATCGTGGAACTTGAGTCAAAGACAAATTCATGAAAATCTTACTTCACTTACACGGAGGTTGTTGAATAAGAATCCAAAGTATGAAGTGATGAAGTCTCAAAATCTTCTCACTGAAAAACATCATAGAATTTCTAGAGCGATCTCAGTATTTCAAAATACTAAACAACAGAAATTGCATGAACTGATAAGCGAGTTAGATGCGTTGAGTCCACTTTCAGTGTTGAATCGAGGATTTAGTGTTATCTTTGATCAGCAACAAAAAATTATCAAAAGCGTACAACAAGTTTATGTTGGACAAACACTGCAACTCAAACTACATGACGGCAAGGTTTTGTCGAGAGTAGATAAAATATTTACTGAAACCCCATTCAATAAGTCGAAATGA
- the prfA gene encoding peptide chain release factor 1, with the protein MLDEKLSSLKQRHEELTHLLSQPEILQDSSRYRKFTREHSDLEEIVATYSQLTNLRLQIRDNETLVSDPSEEKELQELALEELSQQQEEQKFLEGSLQRLLLPKDPNDQRNVILEIRAGTGGNEAALFARDLFRMYGKYAESLGWRIQVLSEHENDLGGFKEITASVEGSEVFANLKFEAGVHRVQRVPRTETQGRIHTSAATVAIMPDVEELEVEINPSDLRIDVFRSSGPGGQSVNTTDSAVRITHLPSGMVVICQNEKSQLKNKNQALKVLRARLFEAEQEARQQESSAQRKGMVGSGDRSERIRTYNFPQNRITDHRINFTLYKLEEVMLGRLEFLIQPLRQQNQIEQLKNQGVEA; encoded by the coding sequence ATGCTCGATGAGAAGCTGTCCTCACTGAAGCAACGGCATGAAGAGCTGACTCACCTGCTGAGTCAGCCTGAAATCCTCCAAGACTCCTCCAGATATCGCAAATTTACGCGTGAGCACTCCGATCTAGAAGAAATTGTTGCTACCTACTCCCAACTAACCAACCTGCGGCTACAAATTAGAGATAACGAGACACTCGTTTCTGATCCAAGTGAAGAGAAGGAGCTACAGGAACTGGCGCTTGAGGAGTTATCCCAACAACAAGAAGAACAAAAATTTCTTGAAGGAAGTTTACAAAGACTTCTCCTACCAAAAGATCCGAATGATCAAAGAAATGTGATTCTTGAAATTCGGGCTGGGACTGGAGGAAATGAAGCTGCTTTGTTCGCACGTGATTTGTTTCGCATGTATGGAAAATATGCAGAAAGCCTCGGCTGGCGGATTCAGGTGCTGAGCGAACATGAAAATGATCTTGGCGGCTTCAAGGAAATCACTGCTTCAGTTGAGGGATCTGAAGTTTTCGCGAATTTGAAATTTGAGGCAGGTGTTCATCGTGTACAAAGAGTTCCGAGAACAGAAACTCAGGGACGTATTCATACTTCTGCAGCTACTGTAGCAATCATGCCTGATGTGGAAGAACTAGAAGTAGAAATAAATCCAAGTGATTTGAGAATCGATGTTTTTCGTTCGTCAGGACCGGGTGGGCAAAGTGTAAATACCACTGATTCAGCTGTCAGAATCACCCACTTACCAAGTGGAATGGTTGTCATTTGCCAAAATGAAAAGTCTCAGCTTAAAAACAAAAACCAAGCTTTAAAAGTATTAAGAGCTAGGCTGTTTGAGGCTGAACAAGAGGCTCGGCAACAAGAAAGTTCTGCCCAACGAAAAGGTATGGTTGGTTCAGGAGATCGCAGTGAAAGAATACGAACTTATAATTTTCCCCAGAATCGCATCACCGACCACCGAATCAATTTTACTCTTTATAAATTAGAAGAGGTAATGCTGGGGAGACTAGAATTTTTGATTCAACCCCTTAGACAACAAAACCAGATAGAGCAGTTGAAAAATCAAGGTGTTGAAGCCTGA
- the lon gene encoding endopeptidase La translates to MSNSSRASSSQNTLEMPMLPMRDIVVFPHMTAPFFIGRALSIAALEKALASDRKIFVIAQEDPLVEIPGDKDLFEMGTIGQVLQIMRLHNGTIKALFEAHQRGRLVEARMGEPFYTGVVEPVEEIEEETPEMVALSKNVRSELKRYLKDVKKHTEGIEKLSIESDPTHRLADRIAPLLNMDLQRKQKLLETISPQQRLEMVYERMIEEAEFKKVEKKLKERVQGQIGRTQKEYYLNEQVKAIQRELGQEDGKAEIEEYQKKINELPLTQEAKEIGNRELKKLKMMPPMSAEANVVRNYIDWLLSMPWEQKTEDHFDLGASEKILDQHHYGLEKVKERIIEYLAVAKQVGEIRGPIICLVGPPGVGKTSLAKSVAEALGRKFIRLSLGGVRDEAEIRGHRRTYIGAMPGKIIQSLRKSKSTNPLMLLDEIDKMNRGVMGDPAAALLEVLDPEQNQSFMDHYLEIEYDLSNVLFFCTANVAQNIPAALKDRMETITLSGYTELEKEHIAIQHLIPKQTAENGLKNEQINLRQQAVSEIIQRYTREAGVRNLEREISKICRKVATQIVTKQTKQKVIVNQKKVHELLGAPKYKHAKGEDKNEVGVTCGLAWTQVGGELLMTEVSVMKGSGQLQLTGKLGEVMKESAQAAQSFVRTRANSLGIFSQVFKDMDTHIHVPEGAVPKDGPSAGVTITTSLVSALTGIPVRKDVAMTGEISLRGKVLPIGGLKEKLLAAKRAEMKTVLIPHENLKDLEEVPDEITNGLEILPMKHVEEVLKNALCHFPDSVQDPLEEEKAESENNEVINQENLSTANPSLPS, encoded by the coding sequence ATGTCAAATTCTTCCCGTGCTTCTTCCTCACAAAATACTTTAGAAATGCCGATGTTGCCAATGCGCGACATCGTTGTATTTCCGCATATGACCGCTCCTTTCTTCATTGGCCGAGCTCTATCGATAGCAGCCCTGGAAAAAGCGTTAGCTTCTGATCGCAAGATTTTTGTGATTGCTCAAGAAGATCCCCTTGTTGAAATTCCGGGGGATAAAGATTTGTTTGAAATGGGAACTATTGGTCAAGTATTGCAGATCATGAGACTGCACAATGGGACGATCAAAGCACTCTTTGAGGCTCACCAACGTGGACGACTCGTTGAAGCTCGAATGGGAGAACCCTTCTACACTGGAGTAGTCGAACCTGTTGAAGAAATTGAAGAAGAAACTCCTGAAATGGTGGCTCTTTCCAAAAATGTTCGCAGTGAGCTCAAGCGCTATCTCAAAGACGTCAAGAAACACACCGAAGGAATTGAGAAATTATCAATTGAAAGTGACCCCACTCATCGACTGGCAGATCGTATCGCACCACTACTGAATATGGATCTACAGCGGAAGCAAAAGTTACTGGAAACCATCTCTCCTCAGCAGCGTCTGGAAATGGTCTACGAGCGGATGATCGAGGAAGCTGAATTCAAAAAAGTAGAGAAAAAACTAAAAGAACGAGTTCAAGGACAAATTGGACGAACCCAAAAAGAGTATTATCTGAATGAACAGGTTAAGGCTATTCAGCGAGAGCTAGGGCAAGAGGACGGCAAGGCTGAGATTGAAGAATACCAGAAAAAAATCAATGAACTTCCTCTGACACAAGAAGCTAAAGAGATTGGCAATCGTGAATTGAAAAAGCTGAAAATGATGCCGCCAATGTCAGCAGAAGCGAATGTAGTGAGGAACTACATTGATTGGCTGCTTTCCATGCCCTGGGAGCAAAAGACCGAAGATCACTTTGATCTGGGCGCATCTGAAAAAATTCTCGACCAACACCACTACGGTTTAGAAAAGGTTAAAGAGAGAATCATTGAATATTTGGCCGTAGCCAAGCAAGTCGGAGAGATCCGCGGACCAATCATCTGTCTAGTAGGACCCCCTGGCGTCGGCAAGACTTCCCTCGCAAAATCAGTTGCTGAGGCGCTTGGAAGAAAATTTATTCGCTTGAGTCTAGGTGGTGTCAGAGATGAAGCTGAGATACGTGGCCATCGTCGAACCTACATAGGAGCAATGCCCGGAAAGATTATTCAATCACTCAGGAAATCAAAGAGTACTAACCCTCTGATGCTGCTTGATGAAATTGACAAGATGAACAGAGGGGTCATGGGTGATCCCGCAGCCGCCCTGCTTGAAGTCTTAGATCCAGAACAAAATCAAAGCTTTATGGATCACTATCTTGAGATAGAATATGACCTTTCAAATGTTCTTTTCTTCTGCACGGCAAATGTAGCTCAGAACATCCCTGCAGCATTGAAAGATCGAATGGAGACAATCACATTATCTGGCTACACTGAGTTAGAAAAAGAACACATTGCCATTCAACATCTTATTCCCAAACAGACTGCAGAAAACGGGCTCAAAAATGAGCAAATCAACCTACGCCAACAAGCTGTTTCAGAAATTATACAGCGATACACGAGGGAAGCAGGGGTTCGGAATCTTGAGAGAGAGATTTCCAAAATTTGCAGAAAAGTGGCTACTCAAATAGTAACCAAGCAAACCAAACAGAAGGTGATCGTGAACCAAAAAAAAGTTCACGAATTACTTGGAGCGCCTAAGTACAAGCATGCTAAAGGCGAAGACAAAAATGAAGTAGGGGTCACTTGTGGTCTTGCTTGGACTCAAGTTGGTGGCGAGTTGTTGATGACTGAAGTGAGCGTTATGAAGGGTTCAGGTCAACTACAACTTACTGGAAAACTTGGTGAAGTAATGAAGGAATCGGCTCAAGCAGCTCAAAGTTTTGTTCGAACCAGAGCCAACTCACTTGGAATATTCTCCCAAGTATTTAAAGACATGGATACACATATTCATGTTCCTGAGGGAGCTGTCCCAAAAGATGGACCATCTGCAGGGGTAACCATCACCACTTCTCTGGTTAGTGCTTTGACTGGTATTCCTGTTCGCAAAGACGTCGCCATGACAGGTGAAATTAGTTTGCGAGGAAAAGTCTTACCCATTGGAGGTTTGAAGGAAAAACTACTGGCTGCAAAACGAGCTGAAATGAAAACCGTTCTGATCCCTCACGAAAATTTGAAGGATCTGGAGGAGGTCCCCGATGAGATAACAAATGGATTAGAAATCCTCCCAATGAAACATGTAGAGGAAGTTTTGAAAAATGCTTTGTGCCACTTTCCTGATTCAGTTCAAGATCCTCTAGAAGAGGAGAAGGCTGAATCTGAGAACAATGAAGTCATCAATCAAGAGAATCTTTCCACAGCTAATCCAAGTCTCCCCTCCTGA
- a CDS encoding J domain-containing protein, with protein MNRPDCWEILGINPTRNFDQIRDAFRKKAKLYHPDSYAQYTFLKDKYNFIDIKAAEDEAIQRAQSDSLSITCEELSENSVKQTFSTTKFNFLFKSFSNLSLGRLFQILSIFPAMLVCSLILEKIQNSLELVRALELIISIILGLIDGIFFGIFGGLLFFWLPGLTFILLLWAGIRQKTGYITFIFCWLACLAAYFIGFYQPLSSLETSEEIRHNIGNFFALVILPSFLFGGWFFLPQKPGRFEKSQASTP; from the coding sequence ATGAATCGTCCAGATTGCTGGGAAATTCTGGGAATCAATCCAACTCGCAATTTTGATCAGATCCGTGACGCTTTCAGAAAAAAAGCTAAGCTTTATCACCCTGATTCCTATGCTCAATATACTTTTTTAAAAGATAAATATAATTTTATTGACATTAAAGCTGCGGAGGATGAAGCAATACAGAGAGCTCAATCTGATAGTTTATCAATTACCTGTGAAGAGCTTTCTGAAAATTCTGTTAAGCAAACTTTCTCAACAACTAAATTCAACTTTCTGTTCAAGAGTTTTTCTAATCTCTCATTAGGAAGACTTTTTCAGATCCTAAGCATATTTCCTGCGATGCTTGTTTGCTCACTCATACTTGAAAAAATTCAAAATTCTTTGGAATTAGTTAGAGCACTTGAACTGATTATATCAATAATACTTGGGCTGATTGATGGAATATTTTTTGGAATTTTTGGAGGCTTACTTTTCTTCTGGTTACCAGGACTAACTTTCATTTTACTACTATGGGCAGGTATTCGCCAAAAAACGGGTTATATAACTTTTATTTTTTGTTGGCTTGCCTGCTTAGCTGCTTACTTTATTGGTTTTTATCAACCTTTGAGCAGCCTTGAAACGAGTGAAGAAATCCGGCACAACATTGGCAATTTCTTTGCGCTTGTTATTTTACCGTCTTTCTTGTTTGGGGGATGGTTTTTTCTCCCTCAGAAACCGGGGCGATTTGAGAAATCTCAGGCTTCAACACCTTGA
- a CDS encoding homoserine O-succinyltransferase, which translates to MTIVVPDNYHGRRTLEENHITCIKQEQALRQDIRPLRIGFLPTEEQSMVEQINLYRPMGMSIIQSLPVMIDGIYSMDEEIYDLLRANNLDGLVIVGSGLLEPSKDFRQRLDRKLIELRGTLPIMGLGYGALWMTELCGVGYQALEVPRIGVWEVTNQASDHPVTGESDDLFYCPQVRKLAPLNDLLEANAADGKFRILCRSQGEPLIWDTDNGQWLMHLGNPECTSSQMLRFISQQDHFVGPEKFDPDRPLNNWKTHRNDFFTHWLKHCYNYMNSTSQTE; encoded by the coding sequence ATGACCATTGTTGTTCCTGATAACTACCATGGCCGAAGGACTTTAGAGGAAAACCACATAACCTGTATAAAGCAGGAACAAGCGTTACGTCAGGATATTCGACCTCTTCGAATTGGTTTTCTGCCTACTGAAGAACAGTCTATGGTGGAGCAGATCAACCTTTACCGCCCTATGGGTATGTCCATCATCCAATCTTTGCCGGTGATGATTGATGGTATTTATTCAATGGATGAGGAAATTTATGATCTACTGAGAGCAAACAATTTAGATGGACTTGTGATTGTTGGTTCTGGACTGTTGGAACCAAGTAAAGACTTTCGTCAAAGGTTAGATCGAAAGCTCATTGAACTGCGTGGAACATTGCCCATCATGGGCTTGGGCTACGGAGCACTATGGATGACCGAACTTTGTGGAGTTGGCTATCAAGCTTTGGAAGTTCCCAGAATTGGCGTCTGGGAGGTAACAAACCAAGCGAGTGATCATCCTGTTACTGGAGAATCAGATGATCTATTCTATTGTCCCCAAGTCAGGAAATTAGCACCTCTGAATGACTTACTTGAAGCAAACGCTGCGGATGGGAAATTTAGGATACTTTGTAGAAGTCAAGGAGAGCCTCTGATCTGGGATACTGACAACGGGCAATGGCTCATGCATCTTGGAAATCCAGAGTGCACTTCTTCACAGATGCTCCGATTCATTAGTCAGCAAGATCACTTTGTTGGTCCTGAAAAGTTTGACCCCGACCGACCCTTGAATAACTGGAAGACTCATCGTAATGACTTTTTCACGCACTGGCTAAAGCACTGCTACAACTATATGAACTCAACAAGTCAAACAGAGTGA
- a CDS encoding YggT family protein, protein MPSTLIQLLDSLLGAYSLVLLGKAIVSWFPVNPYNLIVRFLDRLTEPVLTPVRKNVPPVAGMDLSVVLVLVVISILRNMIWSF, encoded by the coding sequence ATGCCCTCAACACTGATTCAACTGCTCGATTCTCTCCTTGGTGCGTACAGCCTGGTTCTTCTTGGGAAGGCCATTGTCTCTTGGTTTCCTGTAAATCCATACAACCTGATTGTTCGCTTCCTTGATCGCCTGACAGAGCCTGTACTAACCCCAGTCAGAAAAAACGTCCCACCTGTTGCTGGGATGGATCTTTCAGTTGTTCTGGTATTGGTTGTTATTTCGATTCTAAGAAATATGATTTGGTCCTTTTAG
- the rho gene encoding transcription termination factor Rho, translating to MREHENRSRHDAPETLNLIELKKKDINSLIKIAREYNIENANSMRVQDLIFALLQAQTKQNGVIYGSGVLETLPDGFGFLRAPDYNYLPGPDDIYVSPSQIRRFNMRTGDTISGHIRPPKESERYYALLKVEEVNFRPPDQAFEKILFDNLTPLYPEEPLSLERGDKDLTTRVIDLAAPIGKGQRGLIVAPPRTGKTMILQSIANSITTNHPEVDLIVLLIDERPEEVTDMQRSVRGEVISSTFDEPATRHVQVSEMVLEKAKRLVEHQRDVVILLDSITRLARAYNSVVPPSGKILSGGVDSNALHKPKRFFGAARNVEEGGSLTIIATALIETGSRMDEVIFEEFKGTGNMELMLDRKLVEKRIFPAIDINKSGTRKEELLMEKNDLDRIWVLRKVLAQLSSIESMEFMVEKLSKFKSNKEFLNMMDK from the coding sequence ATGCGTGAACATGAAAACAGATCCCGCCACGACGCTCCAGAAACTTTGAATTTGATTGAACTCAAAAAGAAGGACATCAATTCCTTGATCAAAATTGCTAGGGAATACAATATTGAAAACGCAAACAGTATGCGTGTTCAGGATTTGATATTTGCCCTTTTGCAAGCTCAAACAAAGCAGAATGGAGTGATTTATGGTTCGGGTGTGCTAGAAACACTACCCGACGGATTTGGTTTCCTTAGGGCCCCAGATTATAATTACTTACCCGGTCCTGATGATATTTATGTTTCGCCTTCGCAAATCCGAAGATTCAACATGCGAACAGGTGATACTATCTCAGGGCACATTAGACCGCCAAAAGAAAGCGAACGCTATTACGCCTTGCTTAAGGTTGAAGAAGTTAATTTCCGTCCACCAGATCAAGCCTTTGAAAAAATCCTTTTCGACAACTTAACGCCGCTTTATCCCGAGGAACCGCTCTCGTTAGAAAGAGGAGATAAAGATCTCACAACTCGTGTGATTGATTTGGCTGCACCGATTGGTAAGGGTCAACGTGGGCTGATTGTGGCTCCACCAAGGACTGGAAAAACAATGATCCTCCAGTCAATTGCGAACAGCATTACTACGAATCATCCAGAAGTTGATTTGATTGTATTGCTTATAGATGAACGTCCTGAAGAAGTCACAGATATGCAACGCAGTGTTCGAGGAGAAGTAATTAGTTCGACCTTTGATGAGCCTGCCACCAGACACGTTCAAGTTTCAGAAATGGTTTTGGAAAAAGCCAAAAGATTGGTTGAGCATCAACGTGATGTTGTGATTCTCTTAGATTCAATCACTAGACTCGCAAGAGCCTACAACTCAGTGGTTCCACCTAGTGGAAAAATACTCTCAGGTGGTGTTGACTCAAACGCTTTGCACAAACCAAAGCGCTTTTTTGGCGCGGCTCGTAATGTTGAGGAGGGAGGATCACTGACGATCATTGCGACGGCTCTGATTGAGACAGGCTCAAGAATGGATGAGGTGATTTTTGAAGAGTTCAAGGGAACAGGAAACATGGAATTAATGCTTGACCGCAAATTGGTTGAGAAGAGAATTTTCCCTGCCATTGACATCAATAAATCTGGCACTCGCAAAGAAGAGTTGTTGATGGAAAAGAATGATTTAGACCGAATCTGGGTACTAAGGAAAGTACTTGCTCAACTTAGTTCAATTGAATCTATGGAGTTCATGGTAGAAAAACTATCGAAGTTCAAAAGTAATAAAGAATTCTTGAATATGATGGACAAATAA
- the rpmE gene encoding 50S ribosomal protein L31 codes for MKAEIHPSFEPTKFICTCGNILETFSNLGGEKNVDICSSCHPFFSGKEQRMIDTTGRVEKFRRRYQRS; via the coding sequence ATGAAAGCTGAAATACACCCTAGCTTCGAACCAACCAAGTTTATCTGCACCTGTGGTAATATTCTCGAGACTTTTTCTAACCTTGGTGGTGAGAAAAACGTCGACATATGTTCAAGTTGCCATCCTTTCTTCAGTGGTAAGGAGCAAAGGATGATTGATACCACAGGCCGTGTGGAGAAATTCCGAAGACGTTATCAACGCTCCTGA